A window of Phycodurus eques isolate BA_2022a chromosome 5, UOR_Pequ_1.1, whole genome shotgun sequence contains these coding sequences:
- the tnni2a.2 gene encoding troponin I type 2a (skeletal, fast), tandem duplicate 2 codes for MATEKRLSARRKHTLKSCMLVVANNLLEAEAAEKAGERETFLAEKCPPMDIPYSGDELRELCMKLREQIDTSEEERYCIEFKLNMVLNEVRDLNIKIVDLRGKFKRPRLKKVRMSADAMLKALLGSKHTVNMDLRANLKQVKKEVKEEDKQLRDVGDWRKNIEDKSDRKKMFDS; via the exons ATGGCCACCGA GAAGCGACTGTCTGCCAGACGCAAGCACACTCTGAAG AGTTGCATGCTGGTGGTGGCCAACAACCTCCTGGAGGCCGAAGCTGCCGAGAAGGCCGGAGAGCGAGAAACCTTCCTGGCGGAAAAATGTCCTCCTATGGACATTCCCTACTCGGGCGACGAGCTGCGG GAACTCTGCATGAAACTCCGCGAGCAGATTGATACCAGCGAGGAGGAACGTTACTGCATCGAGTTCAAGCTCAACATGGTCCTCAACGAG GTCCGAGACCTGAACATCAAGATCGTGGACCTGAGGGGCAAGTTCAAGAGACCTCGTCTGAAGAAGGTGCGCATGTCGGCCGACGCCATGCTCAAAGCGCTGCTGGGCTCCAAGCACACCGTCAACATGGACCTCCGCGCCAACCTCAAGCAGGTCAAGAAGGAGGTCAAGGAGGAG gaCAAGCAGCTCCGAGACGTTGGGGACTGGCGTAAGAACATCGAGGACAAGTCAGACAGGAAGAAGATGTTTGACAGCTAA
- the LOC133402805 gene encoding troponin I, fast skeletal muscle-like, with protein MSEKKMSSSRKHHLKSVILAIAKGHLEQETQEREEGRMRYMAQCCPPLVIPYTMLELQELCRSIHHKVDVMDEERYDLEVKVNKANKEIEDLKIKIQDVTGKFKKPTLKKVRMSADAMLKALLGSKHTVNVELRANLKQVKKEVKDEDKELRDVVDWRKNIEDKSGMDGRKKMFEGDA; from the exons ATGTCAGA GAAGAAAATGTCTTCCAGTCGTAAACATCACCTCAAG agtGTGATCTTGGCCATCGCTAAAGGTCACCTTGAGCAGGAGACCCAGGAGCGTGAGGAGGGGCGGATGCGCTACATGGCCCAGTGCTGCCCCCCGCTGGTGATTCCCTACACCATGCTAGAGCTACAG GAGCTTTGCCGATCGATCCACCACAAGGTCGACGTGATGGACGAGGAGCGCTACGACCTTGAGGTGAAGGTCAACAAGGCCAACAAGGAG ATCGAAGACCTGAAGATCAAAATCCAGGACGTGACGGGCAAGTTCAAGAAGCCGACGCTGAAGAAGGTGCGCATGTCGGCCGACGCCATGCTCAAGGCGCTGCTGGGCTCCAAGCACACCGTCAACGTGGAGCTCCGGGCTAACCTCAAGCAGGTCAAGAAGGAGGTCAAGGACGAG GACAAAGAGCTGCGCGATGTCGTGGACTGGCGCAAGAACATCGAGGACAAGTCGGGCATGGACGGCAGGAAGAAAATGTTCGAGGGCGACGCCTAG
- the LOC133402804 gene encoding uncharacterized protein LOC133402804 isoform X1, with product MDARSPECPILAEKRPSRKRNGRCCAGLVSTLHKIFTNHNTLNIQSVSRLECAGSCPNLMMSRRDVADVPPAPSGAVTPQLPHRAHHHRPLCMSVSSDSSGRFKALDTQEWKNNLKAQMDQAHSAGASSSTGSLERASLFCAPGGPSKAAGRFSLFSAPWNVSSESDSNPTSGSGSKKLRNYNRRTATGPAGVPEPPRGEVEGCGGTPRHFEPVISKVTDYIYVGNLNAAYNGRALCRNNIDCIIDMSSAPGQAPPTLSLIPCTCSRGARHSWSRLKVDIGDFKQRCFEDINECIHASAGKRKRVLVHCGDGFSLAPTCIIQYLMLKRNMRLMAAYELLRAKYPVNIRECHRNLLVSLERTLRPGDVDSESFKQAISRKVAWT from the exons ATGGACGCCCGCTCGCCGGAGTGCCCCATCCTGGCCGAAAAGCGGCCGAGTAGGAAGCGCAATGGACGCTGCTGTG CAGGACTCGTGAGCACTTTGCACAAGATCTTCACCAACCACAACACGCTCAACATTCAATCCGTTAGCCGCCTGGAATGTGCTG gttccTGTCCCAATCTGATGATGAGTAGGAGAGACGTGGCGGACGTGCCGCCCGCCCCCAGCGGGGCCGTCACCCCTCAGCTGCCCCACCGGGCCCATCACCACCGGCCCCTTTGCATGTCGGTGTCGTCCGACAGCAGCGGACGCTTCAAAGCTCTCGACACGCAGGAGTGGAAGAACAACCTCAAAGCTCAG ATGGACCAGGCCCACAGCGCAGGTGCGAGCAGCAGTACGGGCTCCCTGGAGCGGGCGTCCCTCTTCTGTGCCCCGGGGGGCCCGTCCAAGGCGGCCGGGCGCTTCTCGCTCTTCTCTGCACCGTGGAACGTCAGCTCCGAATCGGACTCCAACCCGACGTCTGGGTCCGGCTCCAAGAAACTACGCAACTACAATCGGCGGACGGCCACGGGCCCGGCCGGAGTCCCCGAGCCGCCCCGAGGGGAGGTCGAGGGCTGCGGGGGGACCCCACGGCATTTTGAGCCGGTCATCTCCAAGGTGACAGACTACATCTACGTGGGCAACCTGAACGCGGCCTATAACGGGCGGGCGCTCTGCCGTAACAACATCGACTGCATCATCGACATGAGCAGCGCCCCGGGCCAGGCGCCGCCCACTCTCAGCCTCATCCCTTGCACGTGCTCGCGGGGGGCCCGCCACAGCTGGTCCCGCCTCAAGGTGGACATCGGCGACTTCAAGCAGCGCTGCTTCGAGGACATCAACGAGTGCATCCACGCCTCGGCTGGGAAACGCAAGCGGGTTCTGGTCCACTGTGGGGACGGCTTCTCACTGGCGCCCACCTGCATCATCCAGTACCTGATGCTCAAACGCAACATGAGGCTCATGGCGGCGTACGAGCTCCTCAGAGCGAAATATCCCGTCAATATCCGTGAGTGTCATCGCAACCTGCTGGTCAGCCTGGAGAGGACGCTCAGGCCCGGGGACGTCGATTCGGAGAGCTTCAAGCAGGCCATATCCAGGAAGGTGGCCTGGACCTGA
- the LOC133402807 gene encoding troponin I, fast skeletal muscle-like: protein MYHEKKMSSSRRHHLKSLILSIGAKWIQQEKKEAEAAKRDYLAETCGRPGLGGDQTALMETCRKLNALIEKVDEERYDLSVKVGKADKEIEDLKIKVIDLAGVKKPALKKVRMSADAMLKALLGSKHTVNMELRANLKQVKKEVKEEPAEAVGDWRKNIEDKADRKKMFESS from the exons ATGTACCACGA GAAAAAGATGAGTTCCAGCCGCCGGCACCACTTGAAG AGTTTGATCCTGTCGATCGGCGCCAAATGGATCCAGCAGGAGAAGAAAGAAGCGGAGGCGGCCAAGCGGGACTACTTGGCCGAGACGTGCGGCAGGCCCGGCCTCGGCGGGGACCAGACCGCGCTCATG GAAACGTGCAGGAAGCTGAACGCCCTCATCGAGAAAGTGGACGAGGAGAGATACGACCTGTCGGTCAAAGTCGGAAAAGCTGACAAAGAG ATCGAGGACCTGAAGATCAAAGTGATCGACCTGGCGGGCGTCAAGAAGCCGGCGCTGAAGAAGGTGCGCATGTCGGCCGACGCCATGCTCAAAGCGCTGCTGGGCTCCAAGCACACCGTCAACATGGAGCTCCGGGCCAACCTCAAGCAGGTCAAGAAGGAGGTCAAGGAGGAG ccGGCGGAGGCAGTGGGCGACTGGCGAAAGAACATTGAGGACAAAGCAGACAGGAAGAAGATGTTTGAGTCAtcctaa
- the LOC133402808 gene encoding troponin I, fast skeletal muscle-like: protein MSEAKKMTSSRRHHLKSLMLQIAANWIEQEKKDLEAAKEAHMAEMCPKPNLSGDMASLVDICKKLQSTIDKIDDARYDIESKVLKIDVEIQDLKLKVVELAGVKKPALKKVRMSADAMLQALLGGKHKTTIDLRSNLKQVKKEIKEEPTEAVGDWRKNIEDKADRKKMFETS from the exons ATGTCCGA GGCAAAGAAGATGACGTCGAGTCGCCGCCATCATCTGAAG AGTTTGATGCTTCAGATCGCAGCCAACTGGATCGAGCAGGAGAAGAAAGACCTCGAGGCGGCCAAGGAGGCCCACATGGCCGAGATGTGCCCCAAGCCCAACCTCAGCGGGGACATGGCCAGCCTGGTG GATATCTGCAAGAAGCTTCAGTCGACCATCGACAAGATCGACGACGCCCGCTATGACATCGAATCCAAAGTGTTGAAGATCGACGTTGAG ATCCAGGACCTGAAGCTGAAGGTGGTGGAACTGGCGGGCGTGAAGAAGCCGGCGCTGAAGAAGGTGCGCATGTCGGCCGACGCCATGTTGCAGGCGCTGCTGGGGGGGAAACACAAGACCACCATCGACCTCAGGTCCAACCTCAAGCAGGTCAAGAAAGAGATCAAGGAGGAG CCCACAGAGGCCGTCGGAGACTGGCGCAAGAACATCGAGGACAAGGCCGACAGGAAGAAGATGTTTGAGACCTcctag
- the LOC133402804 gene encoding uncharacterized protein LOC133402804 isoform X2, whose translation MDARSPECPILAEKRPSRKRNGRCCGLVSTLHKIFTNHNTLNIQSVSRLECAGSCPNLMMSRRDVADVPPAPSGAVTPQLPHRAHHHRPLCMSVSSDSSGRFKALDTQEWKNNLKAQMDQAHSAGASSSTGSLERASLFCAPGGPSKAAGRFSLFSAPWNVSSESDSNPTSGSGSKKLRNYNRRTATGPAGVPEPPRGEVEGCGGTPRHFEPVISKVTDYIYVGNLNAAYNGRALCRNNIDCIIDMSSAPGQAPPTLSLIPCTCSRGARHSWSRLKVDIGDFKQRCFEDINECIHASAGKRKRVLVHCGDGFSLAPTCIIQYLMLKRNMRLMAAYELLRAKYPVNIRECHRNLLVSLERTLRPGDVDSESFKQAISRKVAWT comes from the exons ATGGACGCCCGCTCGCCGGAGTGCCCCATCCTGGCCGAAAAGCGGCCGAGTAGGAAGCGCAATGGACGCTGCTGTG GACTCGTGAGCACTTTGCACAAGATCTTCACCAACCACAACACGCTCAACATTCAATCCGTTAGCCGCCTGGAATGTGCTG gttccTGTCCCAATCTGATGATGAGTAGGAGAGACGTGGCGGACGTGCCGCCCGCCCCCAGCGGGGCCGTCACCCCTCAGCTGCCCCACCGGGCCCATCACCACCGGCCCCTTTGCATGTCGGTGTCGTCCGACAGCAGCGGACGCTTCAAAGCTCTCGACACGCAGGAGTGGAAGAACAACCTCAAAGCTCAG ATGGACCAGGCCCACAGCGCAGGTGCGAGCAGCAGTACGGGCTCCCTGGAGCGGGCGTCCCTCTTCTGTGCCCCGGGGGGCCCGTCCAAGGCGGCCGGGCGCTTCTCGCTCTTCTCTGCACCGTGGAACGTCAGCTCCGAATCGGACTCCAACCCGACGTCTGGGTCCGGCTCCAAGAAACTACGCAACTACAATCGGCGGACGGCCACGGGCCCGGCCGGAGTCCCCGAGCCGCCCCGAGGGGAGGTCGAGGGCTGCGGGGGGACCCCACGGCATTTTGAGCCGGTCATCTCCAAGGTGACAGACTACATCTACGTGGGCAACCTGAACGCGGCCTATAACGGGCGGGCGCTCTGCCGTAACAACATCGACTGCATCATCGACATGAGCAGCGCCCCGGGCCAGGCGCCGCCCACTCTCAGCCTCATCCCTTGCACGTGCTCGCGGGGGGCCCGCCACAGCTGGTCCCGCCTCAAGGTGGACATCGGCGACTTCAAGCAGCGCTGCTTCGAGGACATCAACGAGTGCATCCACGCCTCGGCTGGGAAACGCAAGCGGGTTCTGGTCCACTGTGGGGACGGCTTCTCACTGGCGCCCACCTGCATCATCCAGTACCTGATGCTCAAACGCAACATGAGGCTCATGGCGGCGTACGAGCTCCTCAGAGCGAAATATCCCGTCAATATCCGTGAGTGTCATCGCAACCTGCTGGTCAGCCTGGAGAGGACGCTCAGGCCCGGGGACGTCGATTCGGAGAGCTTCAAGCAGGCCATATCCAGGAAGGTGGCCTGGACCTGA